A single window of Kitasatospora sp. HUAS MG31 DNA harbors:
- a CDS encoding VOC family protein codes for MKITAHTVGAPCWVELGTKDPDAGKAFYHELFGWRAETDPRPEAVGYTTLFLGDDPVASLTPLFQPDQPTAWTVSFAAADVDATADAIRAAGGTLVVAPMDAFDLGRFAVAADPAGAIFAVWQARTFQGAAVVNEAGSLGWVELATRDTDHAKEFYTRIFGWSVTIGEMYTQWGIDGRDFGGMSDMSDQFPADVPPYWMPYFAVADVDATTERAAVLGATVMLPPTDVPDGPRLAVLHDPQGAAFGVHVA; via the coding sequence GTGAAGATCACCGCCCACACCGTCGGCGCGCCCTGCTGGGTGGAGCTCGGCACCAAGGACCCCGACGCCGGAAAGGCCTTCTACCACGAGCTCTTCGGCTGGCGCGCCGAGACCGACCCCCGGCCCGAGGCGGTCGGCTACACCACCCTGTTCCTGGGCGACGACCCGGTGGCCTCGCTCACCCCGCTGTTCCAGCCGGACCAGCCCACCGCCTGGACGGTCTCCTTCGCGGCCGCCGACGTGGACGCCACCGCCGACGCGATCCGGGCGGCCGGCGGGACGCTGGTGGTCGCCCCGATGGACGCCTTCGACCTCGGCCGGTTCGCGGTCGCCGCCGACCCCGCGGGCGCGATCTTCGCCGTCTGGCAGGCCCGCACCTTCCAGGGCGCCGCCGTGGTCAACGAGGCCGGCTCACTCGGCTGGGTCGAGCTCGCCACCCGCGACACCGACCACGCCAAGGAGTTCTACACCCGGATCTTCGGCTGGAGCGTCACCATCGGCGAGATGTACACCCAGTGGGGCATCGACGGCCGGGACTTCGGCGGGATGAGCGACATGAGCGACCAGTTCCCGGCCGACGTCCCGCCCTACTGGATGCCGTACTTCGCGGTCGCCGACGTCGACGCCACCACCGAGCGGGCCGCGGTCCTCGGCGCCACCGTGATGCTGCCCCCGACCGACGTACCGGACGGGCCGCGCCTCGCCGTCCTCCACGACCCGCAGGGCGCTGCGTTCGGCGTGCACGTCGCCTGA
- a CDS encoding precorrin-2 C(20)-methyltransferase: MTESQTTGRLYGVGLGPGDPSLVTVRAAELIGKADVVAYHSARHGRSIARTIADRYLTGGQIEEKLVYPITVETTDHPGGYRGALDDFYEEASARLAAHLDAGRDVVVLAEGDPLFYGSYQHMHKRLAHRYPTEVVPGVTSVSAAAARLGVPLVEAEETLTIIPGTLPEEELTARLASADSAVVMKLGRTFPAVRRALERAGRLEDARYVERAYMAGERTGPLAEVDPGSVPYFSVAVLPSKVARLESSELSESVEGLAGDGVESEAEGEVVVVGTGPAGPLWLTPEARGALAAATDLVGYTTYLDRVPVRPGQLRHGSDNKVEAERAEFALDLARRGRKVAVVSSGDPGVFAMATAVLEASCSDPYRSVRVRVLPGMTAAHAAASRVGAPLGHDYAVISLSDRLKPWEVIAKRLKAAAEADLVIAIYNPGSKSRTTQVGLARDLLLEHRAGDTPVVMARDVGGPTERVRTVRLAELDPAEVDMRTLLLIGSTQTQAVPRTDGTQVVWTPRRYPDA; encoded by the coding sequence GTGACCGAGTCCCAGACCACCGGCCGGCTGTACGGCGTCGGCCTCGGCCCCGGCGACCCCTCGCTGGTGACCGTCCGCGCCGCCGAACTCATCGGCAAGGCCGACGTGGTGGCGTACCACAGCGCCCGCCACGGCCGCTCGATCGCGCGGACCATCGCCGACCGCTACCTCACCGGCGGGCAGATCGAGGAGAAGCTGGTCTACCCGATCACCGTGGAGACCACCGACCACCCCGGCGGCTACCGCGGAGCCCTGGACGACTTCTACGAGGAGGCCTCCGCCCGGCTCGCCGCCCACCTGGACGCCGGCCGCGACGTGGTCGTCCTCGCCGAGGGCGACCCGCTGTTCTACGGCTCCTACCAGCACATGCACAAGCGGCTCGCGCACCGCTACCCGACCGAGGTGGTGCCCGGAGTCACCTCCGTCAGCGCCGCCGCCGCCCGGCTCGGTGTGCCGCTGGTCGAGGCCGAGGAGACCCTGACGATCATCCCCGGCACCCTGCCCGAGGAGGAGCTGACCGCCCGGCTGGCCTCCGCCGACTCCGCCGTGGTGATGAAGCTCGGCCGGACCTTCCCCGCCGTCCGCCGCGCCCTGGAACGGGCCGGCCGGCTGGAGGACGCCCGGTACGTCGAGCGGGCGTACATGGCCGGCGAGCGCACAGGACCGCTGGCCGAGGTCGACCCGGGGTCGGTCCCGTACTTCTCGGTGGCCGTGCTGCCCAGCAAGGTGGCGCGGCTGGAGTCGTCCGAGCTGTCCGAGTCGGTCGAGGGCCTCGCTGGGGACGGGGTCGAGAGTGAGGCCGAGGGCGAGGTCGTGGTGGTCGGCACCGGGCCGGCCGGGCCGCTCTGGCTCACCCCCGAGGCCCGCGGCGCCCTCGCCGCCGCCACCGACCTGGTCGGCTACACCACCTACCTCGACCGCGTCCCGGTCCGGCCCGGGCAGCTCCGGCACGGCTCCGACAACAAGGTCGAGGCCGAACGCGCCGAGTTCGCCCTCGACCTGGCCCGCCGCGGCCGGAAGGTCGCCGTGGTCTCCTCCGGCGACCCGGGCGTGTTCGCCATGGCCACCGCCGTCCTGGAGGCCTCCTGCAGCGACCCCTACCGGTCGGTCCGGGTCCGGGTGCTGCCCGGGATGACCGCCGCCCACGCCGCCGCCTCCCGGGTGGGCGCGCCGCTCGGCCACGACTACGCCGTCATCTCGCTCTCCGACCGGCTCAAGCCGTGGGAGGTCATCGCGAAGCGGCTGAAGGCCGCCGCGGAGGCGGACCTCGTCATCGCCATCTACAACCCCGGCTCCAAGTCCCGCACCACACAGGTGGGACTGGCCCGGGACCTGCTGCTGGAGCACCGGGCCGGGGACACGCCGGTCGTCATGGCGCGGGACGTGGGCGGGCCCACCGAACGCGTCCGGACGGTCCGGCTGGCGGAGCTTGACCCGGCGGAGGTCGACATGCGGACCCTCCTCCTCATCGGCTCCACCCAGACCCAGGCCGTCCCCCGCACCGACGGCACCCAGGTCGTCTGGACCCCCCGCCGCTACCCGGACGCGTAA
- the lnt gene encoding apolipoprotein N-acyltransferase, producing the protein MSLRGALSQPARYASAAAGALPVLAFPGPGLAPLAWVALVPGLELMRRAGGPREAAVRGWWFGAGFILVAMVWLVPSVGPGLLVLAAVLGVLQAPLGAAVWWLLGPRVTVRRAVAALVVVPSVWLAAEFARSWHALGGPWALLGASQWEHPAVLALASVGGVWLVSAAVVAVNTGVLVVVSTSRVGPRAVAAGTVAAVLLAGPVLFLLQAAPEPDGSVTVALVQAGQTPDEASRLEANIRFTGALSGPEPDLVVWGESSTTADLDRDPAVLDRLRALSAATGARLLVGEDARKADGRISKDAVLVTPDGVAARYRKIRLVPFGEYIPLRPLLGWVAGVSRAAGENRAPGTAVHPLPAVDRSGRPLPVGALICFESAFPDMSRQAAAEGARVIVYQSATSTFQDSWAPAQHASLGAIRAAETGRPVVQAALTGESVAYDAQGRRLARLGTDARGSVTVVLATVPAGELTWYDRLGDWVPLTAVAVTVLAAAAALRRTGRTAGGEPVPPPAAGASQRTGS; encoded by the coding sequence ATGAGCCTGCGTGGTGCCCTCAGCCAGCCCGCCCGTTACGCCTCGGCCGCCGCCGGGGCCCTGCCGGTGCTGGCGTTCCCGGGTCCGGGCCTCGCCCCGCTGGCGTGGGTGGCGCTGGTCCCTGGCCTGGAGCTGATGCGGCGGGCGGGCGGTCCGCGGGAGGCGGCGGTCCGGGGCTGGTGGTTCGGGGCGGGGTTCATCCTGGTGGCGATGGTGTGGCTGGTGCCGTCCGTCGGGCCGGGGCTGCTGGTGCTGGCGGCGGTGCTGGGTGTGCTGCAGGCGCCGCTGGGTGCGGCGGTGTGGTGGCTGCTGGGTCCCCGGGTGACGGTACGGCGGGCGGTGGCGGCGCTGGTGGTGGTGCCGTCGGTGTGGCTGGCGGCGGAGTTCGCGCGGTCCTGGCACGCGCTGGGCGGCCCGTGGGCGCTGCTGGGCGCGAGCCAGTGGGAGCATCCGGCGGTGCTGGCGCTGGCCTCGGTGGGCGGGGTGTGGCTGGTGAGTGCGGCCGTGGTGGCCGTGAACACCGGGGTGCTGGTGGTGGTGTCCACCTCCCGGGTGGGGCCGCGGGCGGTGGCGGCGGGAACGGTGGCGGCGGTGCTGCTGGCCGGTCCGGTGCTGTTCCTGCTGCAGGCGGCCCCGGAGCCGGACGGTTCGGTGACGGTGGCGCTGGTGCAGGCGGGCCAGACGCCCGACGAGGCGTCCCGGCTGGAGGCGAACATCCGGTTCACCGGGGCGCTGTCCGGTCCGGAGCCGGACCTGGTGGTGTGGGGCGAGAGCAGCACCACCGCCGACCTGGACCGGGACCCGGCCGTGCTGGACCGGCTGCGGGCGCTCTCGGCGGCGACCGGTGCCCGGCTGCTGGTCGGCGAGGACGCCCGGAAGGCGGACGGCCGGATCTCCAAGGACGCCGTGCTGGTCACCCCGGACGGCGTCGCCGCCCGCTACCGGAAGATCCGGCTGGTGCCGTTCGGCGAGTACATCCCGCTGCGGCCGCTGCTCGGCTGGGTGGCCGGGGTCAGCCGGGCGGCGGGCGAGAACCGGGCGCCCGGCACCGCCGTGCACCCGCTGCCGGCGGTCGACCGGTCGGGCCGTCCGCTGCCGGTGGGGGCGCTGATCTGCTTCGAGTCGGCGTTCCCGGACATGTCCCGGCAGGCGGCGGCCGAGGGCGCCCGGGTGATCGTTTACCAGTCGGCGACCTCGACCTTCCAGGACTCCTGGGCCCCGGCCCAGCACGCCTCGCTGGGGGCGATCCGGGCCGCCGAGACCGGCCGGCCGGTGGTGCAGGCGGCGCTGACCGGCGAGTCGGTGGCGTACGACGCGCAGGGCCGCCGGCTGGCCCGGCTGGGCACCGACGCGCGGGGCTCGGTGACGGTGGTGCTGGCCACGGTGCCGGCGGGCGAGCTCACCTGGTACGACCGGCTGGGCGACTGGGTGCCGCTGACCGCGGTCGCGGTGACCGTCCTGGCCGCCGCCGCGGCCCTGCGCCGGACCGGCCGGACGGCGGGCGGGGAACCCGTTCCCCCGCCCGCCGCCGGTGCGTCGCAGCGGACCGGTTCCTGA
- a CDS encoding cobalamin biosynthesis protein CobG, translating to MPPTPDAWAPGPDAPADAPGAAPRPTADRAAARERGDACPGALRLHRADDGALARIRLPGGLLTVPQLLALADAAEELGDGALETTSRGNVQLRGLPADAGPVLGRRLRAAGLLPSDTHERVRNIVASPLSGLDDEGHAAVHPWVRELDARLCASDWAAALSGKFLFALDDGRGDVAGLDADVTLIATPGGALLRLGRATLARPVVEPVEAALAAARDFLTVAQGRAWHLREVPDLVPAGTVPLPRATAPVPALGALPGGLSVQIPFGRATTDRWRLLAGAAGPDGVRLTPWRGAVLPGAPDGRLADLAAAGFRTVPGSAWEGASACTGLPGCAKSLADVRADAARALAVLPAGPPVHWSGCERRCGHPAGTWVDVLATGQGYRVTAAGTSTDVTTDEMAEAVAEARRTK from the coding sequence ATGCCACCGACTCCCGACGCCTGGGCGCCGGGCCCCGACGCGCCCGCCGACGCGCCCGGAGCGGCGCCCCGGCCGACGGCCGACCGGGCGGCCGCCCGGGAGCGCGGCGACGCCTGCCCCGGTGCGCTGCGGCTGCACCGGGCCGACGACGGCGCCCTGGCCCGGATCCGGCTGCCCGGCGGCCTGCTGACGGTCCCTCAACTGCTGGCCCTGGCCGACGCCGCCGAGGAGCTGGGCGACGGCGCGCTGGAGACCACCTCCCGCGGCAACGTCCAGCTGCGCGGCCTGCCCGCGGACGCCGGGCCGGTGCTCGGCCGCCGGCTGCGCGCCGCCGGGCTGCTGCCCTCGGACACCCACGAGCGGGTCCGCAACATCGTCGCCTCCCCGCTCAGCGGCCTGGACGACGAGGGCCACGCCGCGGTCCATCCGTGGGTACGCGAACTGGACGCCCGGCTGTGCGCATCCGACTGGGCGGCCGCGCTGTCCGGCAAGTTCCTGTTCGCCCTGGACGACGGCCGCGGCGACGTCGCCGGCCTGGACGCCGATGTGACGTTGATCGCAACGCCCGGCGGCGCCCTGCTGCGGCTCGGCCGGGCCACGCTGGCCCGCCCGGTCGTGGAGCCGGTGGAGGCCGCGCTGGCCGCCGCCCGGGACTTCCTGACGGTCGCCCAGGGACGCGCCTGGCACCTGCGGGAGGTCCCCGACCTGGTGCCGGCCGGCACCGTACCGCTGCCCCGGGCCACGGCACCCGTCCCGGCGCTCGGCGCGCTGCCCGGCGGCCTGTCGGTCCAGATCCCGTTCGGCCGCGCCACCACCGACCGGTGGCGGCTGCTCGCCGGGGCGGCCGGCCCGGACGGCGTCCGGCTCACCCCCTGGCGCGGCGCGGTCCTGCCCGGCGCACCGGACGGCCGGCTCGCCGACCTCGCCGCGGCCGGGTTCCGGACCGTGCCCGGCTCCGCCTGGGAGGGGGCGAGCGCCTGCACCGGCCTGCCCGGCTGCGCCAAGTCCCTGGCCGACGTGCGCGCGGACGCCGCCCGAGCGCTGGCGGTACTGCCCGCCGGCCCGCCCGTCCACTGGTCGGGCTGCGAGCGGCGCTGCGGACACCCCGCCGGGACATGGGTGGACGTGCTCGCCACCGGGCAGGGCTACCGGGTGACGGCGGCGGGAACTTCGACGGATGTGACGACGGACGAGATGGCCGAGGCAGTGGCCGAGGCCCGGAGGACCAAGTGA
- a CDS encoding precorrin-8X methylmutase: MIEYEKDGASIYRQSFATIRAEADLAGLPADVSQVAVRMIHACGMVDLVEDLVYSPGVVASARKALHDGAPILCDVNMVASGVTRRRLPAGNEVICTLTDPAVPELAKRMGNTRSAAAMELWLPRLEGAVVAVGNAPTSLFRLLEMIEAGAPRPAAVIGVPVGFIGAAESKQALAEHPAGLEHLVVRGRRGGSAIAAAAINAIASEEE; the protein is encoded by the coding sequence GTGATCGAGTACGAGAAGGACGGCGCGTCCATCTACCGCCAGTCCTTTGCCACCATCCGGGCCGAGGCCGACCTGGCCGGACTCCCGGCGGACGTGTCGCAGGTGGCGGTGCGGATGATCCACGCCTGCGGCATGGTCGACCTGGTCGAGGACCTGGTGTACTCGCCCGGCGTGGTCGCCTCCGCCCGGAAGGCGCTGCACGACGGCGCGCCGATCCTGTGCGACGTGAACATGGTCGCCAGCGGCGTCACCCGCAGGCGGCTGCCCGCCGGCAACGAGGTGATCTGCACCCTGACCGACCCGGCCGTCCCCGAGCTGGCGAAGCGGATGGGCAACACCCGCAGCGCCGCCGCCATGGAGCTGTGGCTGCCCCGCCTGGAGGGCGCGGTGGTCGCCGTCGGCAACGCGCCGACCTCGCTGTTCCGGCTGCTGGAGATGATCGAGGCGGGCGCGCCCCGCCCGGCCGCCGTGATCGGCGTCCCGGTCGGCTTCATCGGCGCCGCCGAGTCCAAGCAGGCCCTGGCCGAGCACCCGGCCGGCCTGGAGCACCTGGTGGTGCGCGGCCGCCGCGGCGGCAGCGCCATCGCCGCCGCGGCGATCAACGCGATTGCGAGTGAGGAAGAGTGA
- the thrS gene encoding threonine--tRNA ligase, translating to MTPAVRSPGASRPGASCCAGCARLTVREETTMKDHRSLGRELEIFDTDPLIGAGLPYWLPDGAAVRHALEQYIREEERRSGYRHVYSPVLGKRELYEISGHWDHYRDDMFPPMDLGSEQVVLRPSLCPHHALIYRSRARSYRELPLRLAELGGMYRSELSGVLGGLTRVRAIQLNDAHIFCSLDQVAEEVRGALAMIRRAYRDLGIDAARYRLSLPGSGAKYVAEPERWERAGALLREALDEAGIAYEAEEGEAAFYGPKIDVQVVDRAGREATLSTIQVDFHQPERFDLAYIGADGARHRPVMVHRAVIGSVERAVAQLLEVHGGAFPVWLAPVQVVALPLAEEQRPQAEEFVRRAVEHGLRAELSGPEHGTLGARVRRHRLAPFQAVIGPAEASAGHVSLRHRDGTRPAPMPVPEALAHIA from the coding sequence CTGACACCTGCTGTCCGAAGCCCCGGGGCGAGTCGCCCCGGGGCTTCATGCTGTGCGGGGTGTGCTCGCCTCACCGTCCGTGAGGAGACCACGATGAAGGACCACCGTAGCCTCGGCCGTGAGCTGGAGATCTTCGACACCGACCCGCTGATCGGCGCCGGACTGCCGTACTGGCTGCCCGACGGCGCCGCCGTCCGGCACGCCCTGGAGCAGTACATCCGCGAGGAGGAACGCCGCTCCGGCTACCGGCACGTGTACTCGCCGGTGCTCGGCAAACGGGAGCTCTACGAGATCTCCGGCCACTGGGACCACTACCGCGACGACATGTTCCCGCCCATGGACCTCGGCTCCGAACAGGTGGTGCTCCGGCCCAGCCTCTGCCCGCACCACGCACTGATCTACCGCTCCCGCGCCCGCAGTTACCGCGAGCTGCCACTGCGGCTGGCCGAGCTCGGCGGCATGTACCGCTCCGAACTCTCCGGCGTCCTCGGCGGGTTGACCCGGGTCCGGGCCATCCAGCTGAACGACGCCCACATCTTCTGCAGCCTCGACCAGGTGGCCGAGGAGGTCCGCGGCGCCCTGGCGATGATCCGCCGGGCATACCGGGACCTCGGCATCGACGCCGCCCGGTACCGGCTGTCACTGCCCGGCTCCGGAGCCAAGTACGTGGCCGAGCCGGAGCGGTGGGAGCGCGCCGGAGCCCTGCTGCGGGAGGCCCTGGACGAGGCCGGGATCGCCTACGAGGCGGAGGAGGGCGAGGCCGCGTTCTACGGGCCGAAGATCGACGTCCAGGTGGTGGACCGGGCCGGACGCGAGGCCACCCTCTCCACCATCCAGGTCGACTTCCACCAGCCCGAGCGGTTCGACCTCGCGTACATCGGGGCGGACGGGGCGCGGCACCGGCCGGTGATGGTGCACCGGGCCGTCATCGGAAGCGTGGAACGGGCCGTCGCCCAGCTGCTGGAGGTGCACGGCGGGGCGTTCCCGGTCTGGCTGGCGCCCGTCCAGGTGGTGGCGCTCCCGCTCGCCGAGGAACAACGCCCGCAGGCCGAGGAGTTCGTCCGCCGCGCCGTGGAACACGGACTCCGGGCGGAGCTCTCCGGCCCCGAGCACGGCACTCTCGGCGCCCGCGTCCGCCGCCACCGGCTGGCCCCCTTCCAGGCCGTCATCGGCCCCGCGGAGGCCTCGGCCGGCCACGTCTCCCTCCGCCACCGCGACGGCACCCGCCCCGCCCCGATGCCCGTCCCGGAAGCCCTCGCCCACATCGCCTGA
- the cobN gene encoding cobaltochelatase subunit CobN, translating into MILLLSTSDTDLLSARASQGPVPFRLGNPARLTAEDLPALVEGTDLVVVRLLGGRRAWEEGLDALLAGPRPVVVLTGEQAPDAQLMELSTVPAGIAAEAHAYLAHGGPANLAELGAFLSDTVLLTGHGFNPPASAPAWGPLERTARNEDGPTVAVLYYRAHHMSGNTDFVEALCRAIEDQGARPVPLYCSSLRGAEPELLAELGRADAIVTTVLAAGGTRPADAQAGGDEEAWDAGALAALDRPILQALCLTWSRSQWEESDDGLSPLDTATQVAVPEFDGRLITVPFSFKELDEDGLTVYRADAERAARVAGIAVAHARLRHVPAAERRLALVLSAYPTKHARVGNAVGLDTPASAVRLLTRLREEGMDLGTDLPGLDTETDAGHEGDALIHALIEAGGYDQAWLTEEQLARNPVRIPAADYRRWYATLPEGLRADVEEHWGPAPGELYVDRSQNPDGDIVLAGLRSGNLLVLIQPPRGFGENPVAIYHDPDLPPSHHYLAAYRWIAATQEDGGFGAHAVVHLGKHGNLEWLPGKTAALSADCGPDAVLGDLPLVYPFLVNDPGEGTQAKRRAHATLVDHLVPPMARADSYGDIARLEQLLDEHSNIAAMDPAKLPAIRAQIWTLIQAARLDHDLGLDERPEDDGFDDFLLHVDGWLCEVKDAQIRDGLHVLGQAPAGTDRVNIVLAILRARQIWGGVSALPGLREALGLDEAALTLGATDAAEAQARALVEAMEAEDWAPEAVEKVAAGHPDAVREVLDFAARQVVPRLAATTDELDAVVHALNGGFVPAGPSGSPLRGLVNVLPTGRNFYSVDPKAVPSRLAWETGQALASSLIERYRADNDGAYPPSVGLSLWGTSAMRTAGDDIAEAFALLGVRPVWDDASRRVTGLEAVPLEELGRPRIDVTLRISGFFRDAFPHVVALLDDAVRLAAHQEEAEEQNFVRAHVQADLARHGDERRATVRVFGSRPGTYGAGLLQLIDSRDWRTDADLAEVYTVWGGYAYGRGLDGRPAREEMETAYKRITVAAKNTDTREHDIADSDDYFQYHGGMVATVRALTGKNPAAYIGDSTRPETVRTRTLTEEAARVFRARVVNPRWMEAMRRHGYKGAFEMAATVDYLFGYDATTGVVADWIYERLTQEYVLDETNRQFLTDANPWALHGISERLLEAADRGLWAEPDPALLDALRQAYLETEGDLEGDA; encoded by the coding sequence ATGATCCTGCTGCTGTCGACGTCCGACACCGACCTGCTGAGCGCCCGGGCCTCGCAGGGCCCGGTCCCGTTCCGCCTCGGCAACCCGGCCCGGCTGACCGCCGAGGACCTGCCCGCCCTGGTGGAGGGCACCGACCTGGTGGTGGTCCGCCTGCTCGGCGGGCGCCGCGCCTGGGAGGAGGGCCTGGACGCCCTGCTGGCCGGCCCGCGCCCGGTGGTCGTGCTGACGGGTGAGCAGGCGCCCGACGCCCAGCTGATGGAGCTCTCCACCGTCCCGGCCGGCATCGCCGCCGAGGCCCACGCGTACCTGGCCCACGGCGGCCCGGCCAACCTGGCCGAGCTCGGCGCGTTCCTCTCCGACACCGTGCTGCTGACCGGCCACGGCTTCAACCCGCCCGCCTCCGCCCCGGCGTGGGGCCCGCTGGAGCGCACCGCGCGGAACGAGGACGGTCCGACCGTCGCCGTGCTCTACTACCGCGCCCACCACATGAGCGGCAACACCGACTTCGTCGAGGCCCTCTGCCGGGCCATCGAGGACCAGGGCGCCCGCCCGGTGCCGCTGTACTGCTCCTCGCTGCGCGGCGCCGAGCCCGAGCTGCTCGCCGAGCTGGGCCGGGCGGACGCCATCGTCACCACCGTCCTCGCCGCCGGCGGCACCCGCCCGGCGGACGCCCAGGCCGGCGGCGACGAGGAGGCCTGGGACGCGGGCGCGCTGGCCGCCCTGGACCGGCCGATCCTGCAGGCCCTGTGCCTGACCTGGTCGCGCTCGCAGTGGGAGGAGAGCGACGACGGCCTCTCCCCGCTGGACACCGCCACCCAGGTGGCCGTCCCCGAGTTCGACGGCCGCCTGATCACCGTCCCGTTCTCCTTCAAGGAGCTGGACGAGGACGGCCTCACCGTCTACCGGGCCGACGCCGAGCGCGCCGCCCGGGTCGCCGGCATCGCGGTGGCACACGCCCGGCTGCGGCACGTCCCGGCCGCCGAGCGCCGCCTCGCCCTGGTGCTCTCCGCGTACCCGACCAAGCACGCCCGGGTCGGCAACGCCGTCGGCCTGGACACCCCGGCCAGCGCGGTCCGGCTGCTCACCCGCCTCCGCGAGGAGGGCATGGACCTGGGCACCGACCTGCCGGGGCTGGACACGGAGACCGACGCCGGTCATGAGGGTGATGCCCTCATCCACGCGCTGATCGAGGCCGGCGGGTACGACCAGGCGTGGCTGACCGAGGAGCAGCTGGCCCGCAACCCCGTCCGGATCCCCGCCGCCGACTACCGCCGCTGGTACGCCACCCTGCCCGAGGGCCTGCGCGCCGACGTCGAGGAGCACTGGGGTCCGGCGCCCGGCGAGCTGTACGTCGACCGTTCGCAGAACCCGGACGGCGACATCGTGCTGGCCGGACTGCGCTCCGGGAACCTGCTGGTCCTGATCCAGCCCCCGCGCGGCTTCGGCGAGAACCCGGTCGCCATCTACCACGACCCGGACCTGCCCCCGAGCCACCACTACCTGGCCGCGTACCGCTGGATCGCCGCCACCCAGGAGGACGGCGGCTTCGGCGCCCACGCCGTGGTCCACCTCGGCAAGCACGGCAACCTGGAGTGGCTGCCCGGCAAGACCGCGGCGCTGTCCGCCGACTGCGGCCCGGACGCCGTCCTCGGCGACCTGCCGCTGGTGTACCCGTTCCTGGTCAACGACCCGGGCGAGGGCACCCAGGCCAAGCGCCGCGCCCACGCCACCCTGGTCGACCACCTCGTCCCGCCGATGGCCCGCGCCGACAGCTACGGCGACATCGCGCGCCTGGAGCAGCTGCTGGACGAGCACTCCAACATCGCGGCGATGGACCCGGCCAAGCTCCCGGCCATCCGCGCCCAGATCTGGACGCTGATCCAGGCCGCCCGTCTGGACCACGACCTGGGCCTGGACGAGCGCCCCGAGGACGACGGCTTCGACGACTTCCTGCTGCACGTCGACGGCTGGCTGTGCGAGGTCAAGGACGCCCAGATCCGCGACGGCCTGCACGTCCTCGGTCAGGCACCGGCCGGCACGGACCGGGTGAACATCGTGCTCGCCATCCTGCGGGCCCGGCAGATCTGGGGAGGCGTCAGCGCCCTGCCCGGCCTGCGCGAGGCGCTCGGCCTGGACGAGGCCGCGCTCACCCTGGGCGCCACCGACGCCGCCGAGGCGCAGGCCCGTGCCCTGGTCGAGGCGATGGAGGCCGAGGACTGGGCGCCCGAGGCGGTCGAGAAGGTCGCCGCCGGCCACCCGGACGCGGTCCGCGAGGTGCTCGACTTCGCCGCCCGCCAGGTGGTGCCGCGGCTCGCCGCCACCACCGACGAGCTGGACGCGGTGGTGCACGCCCTGAACGGCGGCTTCGTCCCGGCCGGCCCCTCGGGCTCGCCGCTGCGCGGCCTGGTCAACGTGCTGCCCACCGGCCGCAACTTCTACTCCGTCGACCCCAAGGCGGTGCCCAGCCGGCTCGCCTGGGAGACCGGTCAGGCCCTGGCCTCCTCCCTGATCGAGCGGTACCGGGCCGACAACGACGGCGCCTACCCGCCGTCGGTGGGCCTCTCGCTCTGGGGCACCAGCGCCATGCGCACGGCCGGCGACGACATCGCCGAGGCGTTCGCCCTGCTCGGTGTCCGGCCGGTCTGGGACGACGCCTCCCGCCGGGTCACCGGCCTGGAGGCCGTCCCGCTCGAGGAGCTGGGCCGTCCCCGGATCGACGTCACCCTGCGGATCTCCGGCTTCTTCCGGGACGCCTTCCCGCACGTGGTCGCCCTGCTGGACGACGCGGTCCGGCTGGCCGCCCACCAGGAGGAGGCCGAGGAGCAGAACTTCGTCCGGGCCCACGTCCAGGCCGACCTGGCCCGGCACGGCGACGAGCGGCGGGCCACCGTCCGGGTCTTCGGGTCGCGCCCCGGCACGTACGGCGCGGGCCTGCTCCAGCTGATCGACAGCCGCGACTGGCGCACCGACGCCGACCTGGCCGAGGTCTACACCGTCTGGGGCGGGTACGCGTACGGCCGCGGGCTGGACGGGCGTCCGGCGCGGGAGGAGATGGAGACCGCGTACAAGCGGATCACCGTCGCCGCCAAGAACACCGACACCCGCGAGCACGACATCGCCGACTCGGACGACTACTTCCAGTACCACGGCGGCATGGTCGCCACCGTCCGCGCGCTCACCGGGAAGAACCCGGCCGCGTACATCGGCGACTCCACCCGGCCGGAGACCGTTCGCACCCGCACGCTCACCGAGGAGGCCGCCCGGGTCTTCCGCGCCCGCGTGGTCAACCCGCGCTGGATGGAGGCGATGCGGCGGCACGGCTACAAGGGCGCCTTCGAGATGGCCGCCACCGTGGACTACCTCTTCGGCTACGACGCCACCACGGGCGTGGTCGCGGACTGGATATACGAGCGGCTCACCCAGGAGTACGTCCTGGACGAGACCAACCGGCAGTTCCTGACCGACGCCAACCCGTGGGCCCTGCACGGCATCAGCGAGCGCCTCCTCGAAGCCGCCGACCGCGGCCTCTGGGCGGAGCCCGACCCCGCCCTGCTGGACGCCCTCCGGCAGGCGTACCTCGAGACCGAGGGCGACCTGGAGGGCGACGCCTGA